A stretch of Camelina sativa cultivar DH55 chromosome 18, Cs, whole genome shotgun sequence DNA encodes these proteins:
- the LOC104762523 gene encoding beta-galactosidase 10: MKRVTGSIASYAILVAMVFLLSWRAIDSANVTYDHRSLSIGNRRQLIISAAIHYPRSVPAMWPSLVQTAKEGGCNAIESYVFWNGHEPSPGKYYFGGRYNLVKFIKIVQEAGMHMILRIGPFVAAEWNYGGVPVWLHYVPGTVFRADNEPWKHYMESFTTYIVNLLKKEKLFAPQGGPIILSQVENEYGYYEKDYGEGGKRYAQWSASMAVSQNIGVPWMMCQQWDAPSTVISTCNGFYCDQFTPNTPDKPKIWTENWPGWFKTFGGRDPHRPAEDVAYSVARFFGKGGSVHNYYMYHGGTNFGRTSGGPFITTSYDYEAPIDEYGLPRLPKWGHLKDLHKAIMLSENLLISGEHKNITLGHSLEADVYTNSSGTCAAFLSNLDDKSDKTVMFRNTSYHLPAWSVSILPDCKNEVFNTAKVTSKSSKVEMLPEDLKSSSGLKWEVFSEKPGIWGEADFVKNELVDHINTTKDTTDYLWYTTSINVSGKEEFLNKGNRPVLFIESKGHTLHVFINKEYLGTATGNGTHVPFKLKKSVSLKAGDNNIDLLSMTVGLSNAGSFYEWVGAGLTSVSIKGFNKGTLNLTNSKWSYKLGVQGEHLELSKPGNSGAVKWTVTTKPPKKQPLTWYKVVIDQPSGSEPVGLDMISMGKGMAWLNGEEIGRYWPRIARKNTPNDECVKECDYRGKFMPDKCLTGCGEASQRWYHVPRSWFKASGNELVIFEEKGGNPMKIKLSKRKVSAVQ, translated from the exons ATGAAGCGGGTTACAGGAAGCATTGCTTCTTACGCGATTCTAGTGGCTATGGTGTTTCTCTTGTCTTGGAGAGCCATCGATTCGGCCAATGTAACCTACGACCACCGTTCTCTCTCCATCGGCAATCGCCGTCAGCTCATTATCTCCGCCGCCATTCACTATCCCAGAAGCGTTCCAGCT ATGTGGCCATCGCTTGTTCAAACAGCAAAAGAAGGAGGCTGCAACGCAATCGAGTCTTATGTGTTTTGGAATGGCCATGAACCATCTCCTGGAAAG TATTACTTTGGTGGCCGGTATAATCTAGTCAAGTTCATCAAGATTGTTCAGGAAGCTGGAATGCATATGATTCTACGAATTGGTCCTTTTGTTGCGGCCGAGTGGAATTATGG GGGAGTCCCGGTTTGGCTGCATTACGTCCCAGGAACTGTCTTCAGGGCGGATAATGAGCCATGGAAG CATTACATGGAGAGTTTCACGACTTATATAGTGAACTTGTTGAAAAAAGAGAAGCTTTTTGCACCACAGGGCGGTCCAATAATCTTGTCTCAG GTGGAAAACGAGTACGGGTATTATGAGAAAGATTACGGAGAAGGTGGGAAAAGGTATGCTCAATGGTCTGCTTCTATGGCTGTCTCACAGAACATTGGAGTTCCATGGATGATGTGCCAGCAATGGGATGCTCCTTCGACTGTG atTAGTACCTGCAATGGCTTTTACTGTGACCAGTTCACACCTAATACACCAGATAAACCCAAGATTTGGACTGAGAACTGGCCTGGATG gTTTAAAACATTTGGAGGCAGAGACCCTCACAGACCAGCAGAGGATGTAGCTTACTCTGTTGCTCGGTTTTTCGGGAAAGGTGGAAGTGTGCACAACTACTACATG TATCACGGAGGAACGAATTTTGGACGTACTTCAGGAGGACCTTTCATCACTACGAGCTATGACTATGAAGCTCCGATTGATGAGTATG GATTGCCTAGATTACCAAAATGGGGACACCTTAAGGATCTCCACAAGGCTATAATGCTCTCTGAAAACTTGCTGATCAGTGGCGAGcataaaaatattacattagGCCATTCACTCGAG GCTGATGTGTACACAAACTCTTCGGGAACTTGTGCTGCGTTTCTGTCAAACTTGGATGATAAAAGTGACAAGACGGTGATGTTTCGTAACACGTCATACCACTTGCCTGCTTGGTCAGTTAGCATTCTACCTGACTGCAAGAACGAGGTTTTCAACACAGCAAAG GTAACTTCGAAGTCCTCCAAGGTTGAAATGTTACCTGAAGATTTGAAATCTTCATCTGGTCTTAAATGGGAAGTGTTCTCTGAGAAACCGGGTATTTGGGGAGAAGCAGATTTTGTGAAAAATGAACTTGTTGACCACATCAACACCACAAAGGACACAACTGACTATCTTTGGTACACAACAAG TATAAATGTCAGTGGCAAAGAAGAGTTCTTGAACAAGGGTAACCGCCCGGTTCTGTTTATAGAATCAAAGGGGCATACTCTTCATGTTTTCATCAACAAAGAGTACCTAG GAACTGCGACAGGGAATGGGACTCACGTGCCTTTCAAACTCAAGAAATCAGTTTCTCTCAAAGCGGGCGATAATAATATTGATTTGCTTAGCATGACCGTTGGTCTTTCG AATGCAGGATCCTTTTACGAATGGGTTGGAGCTGGGCTTACAAGTGTCTCAATCAAAGGTTTCAACAAGGGCACATTGAATTTGACAAATAGCAAATGGTCCTACAAG CTCGGCGTACAAGGAGAGCATCTAGAACTGTCCAAGCCAGGCAACTCCGGCGCAGTGAAATGGACGGTGACTACAAAACCTCCCAAGAAACAGCCTTTGACTTGGTATAAG GTTGTCATAGACCAACCTTCTGGGAGTGAGCCGGTTGGGCTTGATATGATCAGCATGGGGAAAGGCATGGCATGGTTAAACGGAGAAGAGATTGGTAGATATTGGCCCAGGATTGCTAGAAAGAACACCCCGAATGACGAATGCGTTAAAGAATGCGATTACAGAGGCAAATTCATGCCGGATAAATGCTTAACTGGATGTGGAGAGGCATCTCAGAGATG GTATCATGTACCACGATCATGGTTTAAGGCTTCCGGGAATGAGCTGGTGATCTTTGAGGAGAAAGGCGGCAATCCCATGAAGATAAAGTTATCGAAAAGGAAAGTTTCGGCGGTGCAATAA
- the LOC104762524 gene encoding uncharacterized protein LOC104762524, whose product MSLASDATVPTVSTVTVSYSELKQSNIDLSERIVQGFGPNGLGILSVKDVPGYPALRKNLLQLAPRLAGLPEEVKRELEDAHSRYNFGWSHGKEKLESGKLDVLKGSYYANPLQDVPTSNPYEIQRYPSYCGSNIWPRNSLSELEGAFKALGSLMFEVGLMVAYHCDQYGLGGDGGHAGK is encoded by the exons ATGTCTCTCGCGTCGGACGCCACCGTGCCAACTGTTTCCACGGTCACCGTATCTTACTCGGAGCTCAAG CAGAGCAACATAGATTTGTCTGAGAGGATTGTACAAGGATTTGGACCTAACGGACTTGGAATACTCTCGGTTAAAGAT gtTCCAGGGTATCCAGCTTTACGAAAGAATCTACTTCAGCTTGCACCTAG GTTAGCTGGTCTTCCTGAAGAGGTGAAGAGAGAGCTTGAAGATGCTCATAGTAG aTACAATTTTGGTTGGAGTCATGGCAAAGAGAAACTTGAATCTGGGAAGCTTG ACGTGTTGAAGGGTTCCTACTATGCTAATCCTCTACAAGATGTACCAACAAGTAATCCATATGAAATACAGCG GTATCCATCATATTGTGGATCAAACATATGGCCAAGGAATTCTTTATCGGAGCTCGAAGGAG CTTTCAAAGCTCTTGGTAGTCTGATGTTCGAAGTTGGGCTTATGGTAGCTTACCACTGTGATCAATATG GGCTTGGAGGAGATGGAGGTCATGCGGGTAAGTGA
- the LOC109130547 gene encoding UPF0725 protein At5g63820-like gives MGLEEMEVMRVSEFGRLEISKAATERKKEKKLRAWSKKYSHLAYGFDYGGSDFRLRKPDVGDYDYHLTLYARLALYCYNFEKGTNFKFVRWVKYNSMCTACVDFYLTFEAMDPACDSVFSSFQTVFSNAGYAGRILACRPTCNKRVNEYWDRNEDAIDQFYTGEMPKWLSDEAFSSDNKKYYVVQESELHDNDWLHLFIEIIFFKAIYPVLVASPPLEINKVVVETKEDYMTEAREKLHAENAIFYIGYKYRGVSSSGIAVDHKTIIRKTMDGEPEHMSLEIAYEQEAE, from the exons ATG GGCTTGGAGGAGATGGAGGTCATGCGGGTAAGTGAATTCGGGAGGCTTGAAATCTCAAAAGCAGCAACggaaaggaaaaaagagaaaaagttaagGGCTTGGAGTAAGAAATATTCCCATCTGGCCTAT GGTTTTGATTATGGAGGCTCTGATTTTAGGTTAAGGAAGCCTGATGTTGGTGACTATGATTATCATCTCACCCTTTACGCTAGGCTTGCACTCTACTGCTACAATTTTGAAAAG GGAACAAACTTTAAGTTTGTGCGCTGGGTAAAGTATAATTCTATGTGCACTGCTTGCGTCGACTTCTACTTAACTTTTGAGGCCATGGATCCAGCCTGCGACTCTGTCTTCTCCTCTTTTCAGACTGTGTTCAGTAATGCTGGATATGCGGGGAGGATCTTGGCCTGCAGACCCACAT gtaacaagcGTGTGAATGAATATTGGGACCGGAATGAGGATGCTATAGATCAATTCTACACAGGTGAAATGCCCAAATGGTTGTCTGATGAGGCCTTTTCCAGTGACAACAAAAAGTATTACGTG GTGCAAGAATCAGAGCTGCATGATAATGACTGGCTGCATCTATTCATTGAAATCATATtctttaaagcaatatatcct GTATTGGTGGCTTCCCCTCCCTTGGAGATCAACAAGGTAGTTGTAGAAACTAAAGAAGATTACATGACTGAGGCTCGTGAGAAGCTCCACGCAGAGAATGCAATCTTCTACATAGGTTACAAATATAGAGGTGTTTCTTCAAGTGGTATCGCTGTTGATCACAAAACTATCATAAGGAAAACCATGGATGGGGAACCAGAACACATGAGTCTTGAAATTGCTTATGAACAAGAAGCGGAGTAG
- the LOC104762525 gene encoding zinc finger HIT domain-containing protein 2-like codes for MPEKTIITSESSNSSPLNPSSSRIICHVCNKQFSQYTCPRCNFRYCSLPCYKSHSVQCTESFMRDNVNDELKQVRSDDQTKTKMLEILKRFHEEDGGIDSITDDDDEGSILPEEIMQRIMNGDEVSLDDLSLEERKGFQRALASGELSKMIEPWDPWWLRASARTISLGRGGTQLVQCVEEEEEEEARVVSEIPRGPDTPLISLSKLSSTNPSPLLPIHLIDIVYSYCFTLRIYNGEWQSDSLGSATMVLSVSSVLGHNAQPETIKEVLSFCLEQTCSSAYKNLGGGLKFGLNLVDDVICLLFLGSGAIVCLLCDLQRLIHGAILEVKSSSGRDLKKRLKLAERKVFFMMCWVNEQSCEVWQALESSVRAEKNSVVELNGVPKMKKTDQFRKGGGVVIEEIE; via the coding sequence ATGCCGGAGAAGACGATTATTACGTCGGAGAGTTCAAATTCGTCTCCGTTGAACCCTTCGTCTTCGCGGATTATATGCCATGTATGTAATAAGCAGTTCTCGCAGTACACTTGTCCTCGATGCAACTTCCGCTACTGTTCCCTTCCTTGTTACAAATCCCACAGCGTCCAGTGTACTGAATCATTCATGAGAGACAATGTAAACGATGAGTTGAAGCAAGTTCGATCTGATGATCAAACCAAAACGAAGATGCTCGAGATTTTGAAAAGGTTTCACGAAGAAGATGGGGGAATTGATAGCATCACGGATGACGATGATGAAGGTTCAATCTTACCGGAGGAGATTATGCAGAGGATTATGAACGGAGATGAAGTCAGTCTTGATGATTTGAGCttagaagagagaaaagggttCCAAAGAGCCTTAGCGTCTGGAGAATTAAGCAAAATGATCGAACCATGGGATCCTTGGTGGTTACGTGCTTCAGCTCGAACGATCTCTCTTGGACGCGGAGGTACACAACTCGTTCAGTGtgttgaagaagaggaggaggaagaggccAGAGTTGTGAGTGAGATCCCGAGAGGGCCTGATACACCTTTGATCTCACTAAGCAAGCTTAGCTCAACGAATCCATCTCCACTCTTACCAATCCATTTGATTGACATTGTATACAGTTATTGCTTTACTCTCCGTATCTACAATGGAGAGTGGCAATCCGATTCTTTAGGTTCAGCTACAATGGTCTTGAGTGTTTCATCTGTTTTGGGTCACAATGCACAACCTGAGACCATTAAGGAAGTCTTGTCCTTTTGCTTGGAACAGACTTGCTCTTCGGCTTATAAAAACCTTGGTGGCGGTCTCAAGTTCGGGTTGAACCTGGTCGATGATGtgatttgtttgctttttcttgGCTCTGGAGCTATTGTGTGCTTGCTCTGCGATCTCCAGAGGCTGATTCATGGTGCAATACTGGAAGTAAAATCATCGTCAGGTCGTGATTTGAAGAAGAGACTAAAGCTTGCAGAGAGGAAAGTGTTCTTCATGATGTGTTGGGTCAATGAGCAGAGTTGTGAAGTATGGCAAGCTCTGGAATCATCTGTAAGGGCAGAGAAGAACTCGGTGGTTGAGCTAAATGGGGTTccgaaaatgaagaaaacagaTCAGTTCCGAAAAGGCGGTGGCGTGGTGATTGAGGAGATAGAATGA
- the LOC104762526 gene encoding probable glucan 1,3-alpha-glucosidase, producing the protein MRSLLFVISLICFCSQTALSWKKEEFRSCDQTPFCKRARSRTPGACSLIVGDVSITDGDLVAKLLPKTPNQDDGDQIKPLVLSLSVYRDGIVRFRVDEDHSLNPPKKRFRVPDVVVSEFEEKKIWLQKVATETISGDTSPSSVVYVSDGYEAVVRHDPFEVYVREKSGDRRRVVSLNSHGLFDFEQLGKKTEGDNWEEKFRTHTDSRPFGPQSISFDVSFYDSSFVYGIPEHATSFALKPTKGPGVEESEPYRLFNLDVFEYDHESPFGLYGSIPFMVSHGKSGKTCGFFWLNAAEMQIDVLANGWDAESGISLPSGQSRIDTLWMSEAGIVDTFFFVGPEPKDVVKQYASVTGTSAMPQLFATGYHQCRWNYKDEEDVAQVDSKFDEHDIPYDVLWLDIEHTDGKRYFTWDSVLFPHPEEMQKKLAAKGRKMVTIVDPHIKRDDSYFLHKEATHMGHYVKDSSGKDFDGWCWPGSSSYIDMLSPEIREWWGGRFSYKNYAGSTPSLYIWNDMNEPSVFNGPEVTMPRDALHVGGVEHREVHNAYGYYFHMATSDGLVMRGEGKDRPFVLSRAIFPGTQRYGAIWTGDNTAEWEHLRVSIPMILTLGLTGITFSGADIGGFFGNPEPELLVRWYQVGAYYPFFRGHAHHDTKRREPWLFGERNTELMRDAIHTRYMLLPYFYTLFREANLTGVPVVRPLWMEFPQDEATFSNDEAFMVGDGLLVQGVYTKGTTHASVYLPGKESWFDLRNGKTYVGGKTHKMDAPEESIPAFQKAGTIIPRKDRFRRSSSQMDNNPYTLVVALNSSQEAAGELYIDDGKSFEFRRGAYIHRRFVFSNGVLTSTNLAPPQARLSSQCLIDRIILLGHSSGPKSAFVEPLNQKAEIEMGPLRMGGLVASSGTKVLTIRKPGVRVDQDWTVKIL; encoded by the exons ATGAGATCTCTTCTCTTTGTAATATCACTCATTTGCTTCTGCTCACAAACAGCTCTTTCATGGAAGAAGGAGGAGTTTCGCAGCTGTGACCAAACTCCGTTCTGTAAACGCGCTCGATCCCGTACTCCCGGCGCGTGTTCCCTAATCGTCGGCGATGTTTCCATCACCGATGGAGATCTCGTAGCGAAGCTTCTACCGAAAACCCCTAATCAAGACGATGGTGATCAGATCAAGCCGTTGGTTCTATCTCTCTCGGTTTATAGGGATGGGATCGTGCGATTCAGAGTCGATGAGGACCATTCGCTGAACCCGCCGAAGAAGAGGTTCAGAGTTCCTGATGTGGTAGTGTCTGAGTtcgaggagaagaagatctgGCTTCAGAAAGTAGCCACGGAGACGATCTCCGGAGACACTAGTCCGTCTTCAGTAGTCTATGTATCCGACGGCTACGAGGCGGTGGTGCGGCACGATCCGTTTGAAGTGTATGTGCGTGAGAAATCAGGTGATCGTCGTCGCGTCGTGTCATTGAATTCTCATggattgtttgattttgagcaGTTGGGGAAGAAAACTGAAGGAGATAACTGGGAAGAGAAATTTAGGACTCATACAGACTCAAGACCATTTGGTCCTCAATCTATTAGCTTTGACGTTTCGTTTTATGATTCCAGTTTCGTTTATGGAATCCCTGAACACGCCACTAGCTTCGCCTTGAAGCCTACCAAGGGTCCTGGAGTTGAGGAATCTGAACCATATAGGCTGTTTAATCTAGATGTTTTTGAATACGATCATGAATCACCGTTTGGTCTTTACGGGTCGATTCCGTTCATGGTTTCACATGGGAAATCTGGTAAAACTTGTGGATTTTTCTGGTTGAATGCTGCGGAAATGCAGATTGATGTGTTGGCTAATGGATGGGATGCAGAGAGTGGTATTTCTTTGCCTTCCGGTCAGAGTAGGATCGACACATTATGGATGAGTGAGGCAGGGATCGTGGATACATTCTTTTTCGTTGGGCCTGAGCCAAAGGATGTTGTAAAGCAGTATGCAAGTGTGACAGGTACGTCAGCCATGCCCCAGTTGTTTGCCACTGGTTATCACCAATGTAGGTGGAACTACAAAGATGAGGAGGATGTGGCACAGGTGGACTCGAAATTCGATGAGCATGATATTCCTTATGATGTTCTCTGGCTTGACATCGAGCATACAGATGGGAAGAGATACTTTACATGGGATAGTGTCTTGTTTCCTCATCCAGAGGAGATGCAAAAGAAGTTGGCTGCGAAGGGTAGGAAGATGGTCACCATTGTGGATCCTCATATCAAGAGGGATGACTCGTACTTCCTACATAAGGAGGCTACTCACATGGGACACTATGTTAAGGATTCATCTGGAAAAGACTTTGATGGTTGGTGTTGGCCTGGTTCATCATCTTACATTGATATGCTGAGTCCAGAGATTAGAGAATGGTGGGGTGGAAGGTTCTCGTATAAGAATTATGCTGGTTCAACTCCTTCATTATACATCTGGAATGACATGAATGAGCCTTCTGTATTCAATGGTCCAGAG GTTACTATGCCAAGAGATGCATTACATGTTGGTGGTGTTGAACACAGGGAAGTTCATAATGCTTATGGATATTACTTTCACATGGCGACTTCCGATGGGCTTGTTATGCGTGGAGAAGGAAAGGATAGGCCTTTTGTATTGTCAAGAG CAATCTTTCCTGGCACTCAAAGATACGGAGCAATATGGACTGGGGATAACACAGCCGAATGGGAACACCTTAGAGTTTCCATTCCAATGATATTAACTCTTGGTCTTACTGGAATTACATTCTCGG gagCTGATATTGGTGGGTTCTTTGGAAATCCTGAACCAGAACTATTAGTTAGGTGGTACCAAGTGGGTGCTTACTATCCATTTTTCAGGGGCCATGCTCATCATGACACCAAAAGACGAGAGCCTTGGTTGTTTGG TGAACGGAACACAGAACTTATGAGAGATGCCATACACACTCGTTACATGCTGCTCCCATACTTCTACACATTGTTCAGAGAAGCAAACCTTACGGGTGTTCCCGTTGTACGCCCATTATGGATGGAATTCCCGCAAGATGAAGCTACTTTTAGCAACGATGAAGCTTTCATGGTTGGTGATGGTCTACTGGTTCAAGGAGTTTACACTAAG GGAACAACACATGCTTCCGTGTATTTGCCTGGAAAAGAATCATGGTTTGACCTGAGAAACGGTAAGACTTACGTTGGAGGCAAGACTCACAAGATGGACGCTCCAGAAGAAAGCATTCCTGCGTTTCAAAAGGCAGGAACTATCATCCCAAGGAAGGACCGGTTTCGGCGAAGTTCTTCTCAAATGGACAATAATCCTTACACTTTG GTAGTAGCGTTGAACAGTTCTCAAGAAGCAGCTGGTGAACTCTACATCGACGACGGCAAAAGCTTTGAATTCAGGCGAGGCGCTTACATCCATCGCCGCTTCGTCTtctcgaatggtgtccttacaTCAACAAACTTAGCTCCTCCACAAGCTCGTCTCTCTTCCCAATGCTTGATCGACAGAATAATCCTCTTGGGGCACAGCTCGGGTCCGAAATCTGCATTTGTCGAACCATTGAATCAGAAGGCAGAGATTGAGATGGGACCACTGCGAATGGGCGGGCTTGTAGCTTCCTCGGGTACAAAGGTGCTGACCATCCGCAAACCGGGTGTTCGAGTGGACCAAGACTGGACCGTAAAGATTCTGTGA
- the LOC109130526 gene encoding amino acid permease 4-like, with product MLMPFFNDVVGILGALGFWPLTVYFPVEMYIKQRKVERWTFGDAAPGNLLTGFGFYNPFWLLDVANAAIVVHLVGAYQVFAQPIFAFIEKQAAARFPDSDLVTKEHEIRIPGLKSPYKVNVFRTVYRSGFVVLTTVISMLMPFFNDVVGILGALGFWPLTVYFPVEMYIKQRKVERWSMKWVCLQMLSAGCLMVTLVAGVGSIAGVMLDLKVYKPFKSTY from the exons ATGCTTATGCCGTTTTTCAACGACGTCGTCGGTATTTTAGGAGCGTTAGGGTTTTGGCCTTTGACGGTTTATTTTCCGGTGGAGATGTATATAAAACAAAGGAAGGTTGAGAGATGGA CTTTTGGAGATGCAGCACCGGGAAACCTTTTAACCGGTTTTGGTTTCTACAATCCGTTTTGGCTTCTCGACGTGGCCAACGCTGCCATTGTAGTCCACCTCGTAGGAGCTTACCAAGTCTTTGCTCAGCCCATTTTCGCCTTTATTGAAAAACAAGCTGCGGCTAGGTTTCCCGACAGTGACTTGGTAACCAAGGAACACGAAATCCGAATCCCCGGTTTGAAATCACCGTACAAGGTCAACGTTTTCAGAACGGTTTATCGGAGCGGGTTTGTGGTTTTGACCACCGTGATATCGATGCTTATGCCGTTTTTCAACGACGTCGTCGGTATTTTAGGAGCGTTAGGGTTTTGGCCTTTGACGGTTTATTTTCCGGTGGAGATGTATATAAAACAAAGGAAGGTTGAGAGATGGAGTATGAAGTGGGTTTGTTTGCAGATGTTGAGCGCTGGTTGTTTGATGGTCACGTTGGTCGCAGGAGTTGGTTCCATCGCCGGAGTAATGCTTGACCTTAAGGTTTACAAGCCGTTCAAGTCTACTTATTAA
- the LOC104762529 gene encoding uncharacterized protein LOC104762529 — MDLIIRSGFGQQDGIGQRDGVGEREYDEEGEDRDEFHVDMLAQEFTDAEESIRHDTYPESDDEEEGRGRGAGRGRGAGPERVFTDIGRGDGTLWKDQSFYNGVAFKESVLDYALHTGYNLKQYRYDKDKLGFRCVGDKGNCEWKVFAALLPNASLWKITKYIDKHCCTPNGECEMFKVPVIARIFLDKIREEPDHYKPLRIEQIIMERWKISATRPQCQAARRKALGWIEYEYEQQFARLRDYQAEILEANPGVVEDYLKVVEDFHKPEY, encoded by the exons ATGGATTTAATAATCCGATCTGGTTTTGGGCAACAAGATGGTATTGGGCAAAGAGATGGTGTTGGAGAACGAGAGtacgatgaagaaggagaggatCGAGATGAATTTCACGTCGATATGCTTGCTCAGGAATTTACCGATGCTGAAGAGTCGATTCGTCATGATACGTACCCAGAAAGtgacgacgaggaagaaggtcgtggtcgtggtgcgggtcgtggtcgtggtgcggGTCCAGAGAGGGTGTTTACGGATATCGGACGTGGTGATGGAACTTTGTGGAAAGACCAATCCTTCTACAATGGGGTCGCATTCAAGGAGAGTGTCTTGGACTATGCACTACATACTGGTTACAATTTGAAGCAATACAGGTATGACAAAGATAAACTCGGGTTTAGATGTGTTGGGGATAAGGGCAATTGTGAGTGGAAAGTGTTTGCTGCACTTCTTCCAAACGCATCTTTGTGGAAGATTACGAAATACATTGATAAGCATTGTTGTACCCCCAATGGCGAGTGTGAGATGTTTAAGGTCCCAGTCATAGCTAGAATTTTTCTCGATAAGATTAGAGAGGAACCGGATCATTACAAGCCTTTGAGGATTGAACAGATTATCATGGAAAGGTGGAAGATATCCGCTACTAGGCCACAATGTCAAGCTGCTCGGAGAAAGGCTTTGGGATGGATAGAGTATGAGTATGAACAACAGTTTGCACGACTGCGAGATTACCAAGCTGAGATCTTGGAAGCAAATCCAGG GGTGGTGGAGGACTATCTCAAGGTGGTGGAGGACTTTCACAAGCCTGAATATTGA
- the LOC104762531 gene encoding uncharacterized protein At4g04775-like: protein MSTVSGGSSGSSNVRQRGFVVGVPKRCWCGEHIVAKNSKSEPNPSRRYFRCREAAAKKLVNDNHIFKWVDEALLDEVATLGVQFERVKEEMKERTIETLQEQKLKFEKMQMEFEKELCERVEEVLLEAKAELQCRMNKSIIVCVFGFMILFALFKLV, encoded by the exons ATGAGTACCGTTTCTGGAGGTTCGAGTGGTTCATCAAATGTTCGACAAAGAGGATTCGTCGTTGGCGTGCCTAAGAGATGCTGGTGTGGGGAACACATCGTGGCAAAGAATTCCAAATCCGAGCCTAATCCTTCTCGGAGATACTTTCGATGTCGAGAAGCAGCAGCAAAGAAG CTTGTGAACGATAACCACATCTTTAAGTGGGTCGATGAGGCATTGTTGGACGAGGTAGCAACATTGGGTGTTCAATttgagagagtaaaagaagagatgaaagagcgTACAATAGAGACATTGCAAGAACAGAAGCTGAAATttgagaagatgcaaatggagtTCGAAAAAGAGCTTTGTGAGAGGGTTGAAGAAGTTTTGTTGGAAGCAAAAGCTGAATTGCAATGTAGGATGAATAAGAGTATAATTGTATGTGTTTTCGGTTTTATGatcttgtttgctctgtttaagCTTGTATGA